One window of Solwaraspora sp. WMMA2056 genomic DNA carries:
- a CDS encoding MBL fold metallo-hydrolase: MKVHHLNCGTMRLPGAPLVCHVLLLETDNGLVLVDTGHGLDDIADPGRRIGPARFVVRPVLDPDETAARQVERLGLRRDDVRHIVVTHFDADHIGGLSDFPHATVHTTADEVLGALTPPTSRERRRFRPAQWAYGPRIVEHGATGEPWRGFAAAKPLDEIAPGIVLIPLPGHTRGHACVAVDTGDRWLLHAGDAFYHPGSIDGSGGVPFALRALETLIAYDRVRVRDNHTRLAALRARADADLTIFSAHDPEAFAQLSAGAEPRQGGRDGGRPGRR; the protein is encoded by the coding sequence GTGAAGGTCCACCACCTCAACTGCGGGACGATGCGACTGCCCGGCGCGCCGCTGGTGTGTCATGTGCTGCTCCTCGAGACCGACAACGGGCTGGTCCTCGTCGACACCGGCCACGGGCTCGACGACATCGCCGACCCGGGGCGCCGCATCGGTCCGGCTCGGTTCGTCGTACGGCCCGTGCTCGACCCCGACGAGACTGCCGCGCGACAGGTCGAGCGCCTCGGCCTGCGACGTGACGACGTACGGCACATCGTCGTCACCCACTTCGACGCCGACCACATCGGCGGCCTCTCCGATTTTCCACATGCGACCGTGCACACCACCGCCGACGAGGTACTCGGTGCCCTGACCCCGCCGACCTCACGCGAGCGTCGTCGATTCCGGCCCGCCCAGTGGGCGTACGGTCCACGCATCGTCGAACACGGCGCGACGGGCGAGCCGTGGCGGGGCTTCGCCGCAGCGAAGCCCCTGGACGAGATCGCGCCCGGGATCGTCCTGATTCCCCTGCCCGGTCACACCCGGGGCCACGCCTGCGTCGCGGTCGACACGGGCGACCGCTGGCTGCTGCACGCCGGCGACGCGTTCTACCACCCGGGCAGCATCGACGGCAGTGGCGGCGTGCCGTTCGCCCTGCGGGCGCTGGAGACCCTCATCGCGTACGACCGGGTGCGGGTGCGGGACAACCACACCCGCCTCGCGGCCCTGCGGGCCCGCGCGGACGCGGACCTGACGATCTTCTCCGCCCACGATCCGGAGGCGTTCGCGCAGCTCAGCGCCGGCGCAGAGCCGCGTCAAGGTGGTCGAGATGGTGGGCGACCGGGCCGACGGTGA
- a CDS encoding type 1 glutamine amidotransferase domain-containing protein has product MATTLQGKRVAFLATDGVEEVEYTQPREAVEAAGATVELVSIKSGEIQAFNHLDKSKTYPVDVTADKADPDSYDALVLPGGVANPDFLRADPDAVSFVRSFFTAGKPVGAICHGPWTMIDAEVVRGRTLTSWPSLRTDLTNAGATWVDAECHVDNGLVTSRKPDDLPAFCDKLVEEVAEGTH; this is encoded by the coding sequence ATGGCAACGACGCTGCAGGGCAAGCGCGTGGCGTTCCTGGCCACCGACGGGGTCGAGGAGGTCGAGTACACCCAGCCGCGCGAGGCGGTCGAGGCGGCCGGCGCCACCGTCGAACTGGTGTCGATAAAGTCGGGCGAGATCCAGGCCTTCAACCACCTGGACAAGTCGAAGACGTACCCGGTGGACGTCACCGCCGACAAGGCCGACCCGGACTCCTACGACGCGCTGGTGCTGCCCGGCGGGGTCGCCAACCCGGACTTCCTCCGGGCCGACCCGGACGCGGTCAGCTTCGTCCGGTCGTTCTTCACCGCCGGCAAACCGGTCGGGGCGATCTGTCACGGGCCGTGGACGATGATCGACGCCGAGGTGGTCCGGGGACGCACCCTCACGTCCTGGCCGAGCCTGCGCACCGACCTGACCAACGCCGGGGCGACCTGGGTCGACGCCGAATGCCACGTGGACAACGGACTGGTCACCAGCCGCAAGCCGGACGACCTGCCGGCGTTCTGCGACAAGCTCGTCGAGGAGGTCGCCGAAGGCACGCACTGA
- a CDS encoding cellulose binding domain-containing protein, which translates to MSRIRTTAVPIALAALLAVAAGGMTLVAGSANAETTSTGSAVSAADVGIAAASAGCGRTPTLRNGTHTIQSNGQNRSFILRLPANYDNTRQYRLIFAYHWRGGTANEIDSGGTSGAAWSYYGQLEQSNNSAILVAPQGLGNGWANNGGEDVTFFDNMVQRIESDLCVDTTQRFSLGFSWGGGMSYALACARPNQIRAVAVISGGLISGCSGGTQPVAYFGLHGITDNVLPISMGRSLRDTFVRNNGCTQQSPREPAQGSRTHITTAYSGCRAGYPVQWAAYDNGHMPGPVDGTYNESGVNTWTKREIWQFFSQFQGGQPGPTTPPPGPTTPPPGPTTPPPGNGGCTATVSLNSWTGGFVATVRVTAGSAGTNGWTVAMTLPGGASVTNTWNATASGNTGAVRFTNVSYNGRLTPGQVTEFGFQGNGSGTGMTPTCTAS; encoded by the coding sequence ATGTCAAGAATTCGCACCACCGCCGTACCCATCGCGCTCGCGGCGCTACTCGCGGTCGCCGCAGGTGGCATGACCCTCGTCGCGGGTTCCGCCAACGCCGAGACCACCAGCACCGGATCCGCCGTGTCGGCCGCCGACGTCGGCATCGCCGCCGCGAGCGCCGGATGCGGCCGTACGCCGACGCTACGGAACGGGACCCACACGATCCAGAGCAACGGACAGAACCGCAGCTTCATCCTGCGGCTGCCCGCCAACTACGACAACACCCGCCAGTACCGGCTGATCTTCGCCTACCACTGGCGCGGCGGCACCGCCAACGAGATCGACTCCGGCGGCACCAGTGGCGCCGCCTGGTCCTACTACGGTCAACTGGAGCAGTCGAACAACAGCGCGATCCTGGTCGCACCGCAGGGCCTCGGCAACGGCTGGGCCAACAACGGCGGCGAGGACGTCACCTTCTTCGACAACATGGTCCAGCGGATCGAGAGCGACCTCTGCGTGGACACCACGCAGCGCTTCTCACTCGGCTTCAGCTGGGGCGGCGGGATGAGCTACGCGCTCGCCTGCGCCCGGCCGAACCAGATCAGGGCGGTCGCGGTCATCTCCGGCGGGCTGATCAGCGGCTGCAGCGGCGGCACCCAGCCCGTCGCCTACTTCGGCCTGCACGGCATCACCGACAACGTCCTGCCCATCTCGATGGGCCGCTCGCTGCGGGACACCTTCGTGCGCAACAACGGCTGCACCCAGCAGAGCCCACGGGAACCCGCCCAGGGCAGCCGGACCCACATCACCACCGCCTACTCGGGCTGCCGCGCCGGGTATCCGGTCCAGTGGGCCGCGTACGACAACGGCCACATGCCCGGCCCGGTGGACGGCACCTACAACGAAAGTGGCGTCAACACCTGGACCAAGCGTGAGATCTGGCAGTTCTTCTCCCAGTTCCAGGGCGGCCAGCCGGGGCCGACGACTCCTCCGCCCGGACCGACGACTCCCCCGCCCGGACCGACGACCCCGCCCCCGGGCAACGGCGGCTGCACCGCCACCGTCTCCCTGAACTCCTGGACCGGCGGCTTCGTCGCCACCGTCCGCGTCACCGCCGGTTCCGCCGGCACCAACGGCTGGACCGTCGCCATGACCCTGCCCGGCGGCGCCAGCGTCACCAACACCTGGAACGCCACCGCCAGCGGCAACACCGGTGCCGTCCGGTTCACCAACGTCAGCTACAACGGCCGGCTCACCCCCGGCCAGGTCACCGAATTCGGCTTCCAAGGCAACGGCAGCGGAACCGGCATGACCCCCACCTGTACGGCGAGCTGA
- a CDS encoding alpha/beta hydrolase: MTVVIPEFDYQRVAVADDLALNVAVGGTGSPIVLLHGFPQTHVMWRHVAVDLAVDHTVIVPDLRGYGASDKPEAVDRATYAKRTMAADVVALAGALGHERFALAGHDRGALVAIRAGLDHPTRISHLASLDVLPTLDMWDVLHGSTAAVAFHLYLMAQPPGLPEQMISASADDFFGYFLDLWVRDPQAIPADVRAEYLRASREAVTSIVADYRASADIDIEHDQADRAAGNRLAMPVTVVQQDWGAALGFDAAALWRTWAGDLEHRTTSAGHFMAEEAPDEIIKVLRSLLTR, translated from the coding sequence GTGACTGTTGTCATTCCTGAGTTCGACTACCAGCGCGTCGCGGTCGCCGACGACCTGGCACTGAACGTCGCGGTCGGCGGTACGGGCAGCCCGATCGTGCTGCTGCACGGTTTTCCGCAGACCCACGTCATGTGGCGGCACGTCGCCGTCGACCTGGCCGTCGACCACACCGTGATCGTGCCTGATCTGCGCGGCTACGGTGCCAGCGACAAGCCTGAGGCGGTCGACCGGGCCACGTACGCCAAGCGGACCATGGCCGCCGACGTCGTCGCGCTCGCCGGCGCACTCGGCCACGAACGGTTCGCCCTGGCCGGACACGACCGTGGCGCCCTGGTCGCCATCCGGGCCGGCCTGGACCACCCCACCCGGATCAGCCACCTCGCCTCGCTCGACGTGCTGCCGACCCTGGACATGTGGGACGTGCTGCATGGCTCCACCGCCGCCGTCGCGTTCCACCTGTACCTGATGGCCCAGCCGCCCGGCCTGCCCGAGCAGATGATCAGCGCCAGCGCGGACGACTTCTTCGGCTACTTTCTCGACCTGTGGGTCCGCGACCCGCAGGCCATTCCCGCCGACGTACGGGCGGAGTACCTGCGGGCCTCACGTGAGGCGGTGACCTCGATCGTCGCCGACTACCGCGCCTCGGCCGACATCGACATCGAGCACGACCAGGCCGATCGGGCGGCCGGCAACCGGCTGGCCATGCCGGTCACCGTCGTGCAGCAGGACTGGGGCGCCGCGCTGGGGTTCGACGCGGCCGCGCTGTGGCGGACCTGGGCCGGCGACCTGGAACACCGCACCACCTCGGCCGGTCACTTCATGGCCGAGGAGGCACCTGACGAGATCATCAAGGTGCTGCGCTCACTGCTCACCCGGTGA
- a CDS encoding carbohydrate-binding protein, producing the protein MRRRRLATVTAALLACVMVTPTPLMGATPAAAAAVAAVEVTVDARDIAADNVNGLTFKGFGVLSANSTSAVLMDYKAQHPEVYARLLRVLFGGDRPIMSHVKIEMGNDRNNSTGSDPATMRWETEPANVTRHPGFQLAADARKVNPDLKVSILRWNAPAWANTNAKIYTWYKNTILAAYREYGFMVDYVNPGVNEHAADLTWTKQYAHQVRTDTTGYVSDDPGLAGFRPGEAELYRRIQLVISDEVGVGTFGGAMVGDAALRDAVAVAGYHYNTDDDGQHNFTRLAEQYDKEIWNSEAQATFSNSSFRPNNNTADPTVPGTGLGGTGSALEMANTIVKGFVKSRRTHFVYQPAIGSFFEGGQYSFKELVSARDPWSGWLHYDAGLAVLQHFTSFARTGWENDANTAGIWRVVPQASASTATGTNPVVGRNGQPNYLTMAAPDGSDFSTVIVNDSEYARTYDITPVGFDLDADPTLAVWQTTAAGAGEAFNAHHKRHVADVAPGAAGAYSISVAPYSIATVTTLDVTGDPEWTAALPVEGERTVLDADPAHGVLWADDFDYTGRTVPVIGPGGVVTSRTESFIDSRGGDTGAIPLYTWDRNGAFETVRSGDGNRVLRQQVDRAATGVGGAWNSADPITGVGDLRWTNYQAGVDVRFERAPAADNYAAIGARSTGGGSSHSLSGTPYALRLGSDGTWQFRRTGTVIAGGTVAGFDATAWHRLAIRVAGPQIIGFVDGEQVFDWTDATPYLSGRVDLASGFHHTGFDNLTIERVPGHLPYYRELLDNLEMTDLADPPATALGYDGSWRHANGGGMYEYQRSSSTSQAPGATLAYTFTGSGIDVTGANDGSARLDVRVDGELVATNLPTRSATNFQQTVAVRGLPWGRHTVTLEVIAGRLVVDAVGVLGAPPAEPASSAAVGQALAAASRIERTADFTDQDWALLQTTITMAGRAVADPVGYRLDGEGAGQLVSRLQSASYPLANRVAALPQVWRATYLGQVPDDLPATLPARLTDGSTRDLAVTWDLAGLDVTRPWTTVAVRGSHGGATTTAWVEVVPRGLRYFADVNGTAAGTLGYDSPAYSAVADLLGNDLLNAVPDQLFDGGSTWGLDARNAAGVRDIQYKGIVAGDYSKTTTTGVFTANQVGATLSYTFDLPAGRHAIVAGSHSWWPGNSRGYDVFLDYDGTAHQVDSQVTLDSATPSRVLSYDIDLAADGPVTIRLRATTNQSPMLSWAAAVEGVHSVSYDLNGGIGAVPEARSGLLWSDAGLDVRGTGLHRPAYAFTGWNTAADGSGTTVSATTAASALARTSATLYAQWAPAVPAWEASQVYTEGDLVHHAGRVHRAQWWTRNQTPGSSAWGAWAELGAHRDCAGDFHPEWTSSWIYTGGETVVHAGQLWTARWWTRNQQPAAAAGSPWTRLGRC; encoded by the coding sequence ATGAGACGCAGACGCCTTGCGACAGTCACCGCTGCCCTGCTCGCCTGCGTGATGGTCACGCCGACACCACTGATGGGCGCTACGCCAGCGGCCGCCGCGGCCGTTGCGGCCGTCGAGGTCACCGTGGACGCCCGGGACATCGCCGCCGACAACGTCAACGGCCTGACCTTCAAAGGGTTCGGCGTACTGAGCGCGAACAGCACCAGCGCGGTGCTGATGGACTACAAGGCCCAACACCCCGAGGTGTACGCACGGCTGCTGCGGGTCCTGTTCGGCGGCGACCGCCCCATCATGAGCCACGTAAAGATCGAGATGGGCAACGACCGGAACAACTCGACCGGTTCCGACCCGGCCACCATGCGCTGGGAGACCGAACCGGCGAACGTGACCCGGCACCCCGGCTTCCAACTGGCCGCCGACGCCAGGAAGGTCAACCCCGACCTCAAGGTCAGCATCCTGCGGTGGAACGCGCCAGCCTGGGCGAACACCAACGCGAAGATCTACACCTGGTACAAGAACACCATCCTGGCGGCCTACCGCGAGTACGGCTTCATGGTCGACTACGTCAACCCCGGCGTGAACGAGCACGCCGCCGACCTGACCTGGACCAAGCAGTACGCGCACCAGGTGCGCACCGACACCACCGGCTACGTCAGCGACGACCCCGGGCTGGCCGGCTTCCGCCCCGGCGAGGCGGAGCTCTACCGCCGGATTCAGCTCGTCATCTCCGACGAGGTCGGCGTCGGCACCTTCGGCGGCGCGATGGTCGGCGACGCCGCCCTGCGCGACGCGGTCGCGGTCGCCGGCTACCACTACAACACCGACGACGACGGGCAGCACAACTTCACCCGGCTCGCCGAGCAGTACGACAAGGAGATCTGGAACAGCGAGGCGCAGGCCACCTTCAGTAACTCGTCGTTCCGGCCGAACAACAACACGGCTGACCCGACCGTGCCGGGCACCGGCCTCGGTGGGACGGGCAGCGCGCTGGAGATGGCCAACACCATCGTCAAGGGCTTCGTCAAATCGCGGCGGACACACTTCGTCTACCAACCCGCCATCGGCTCGTTCTTCGAAGGCGGCCAGTACTCCTTCAAGGAACTCGTCTCCGCCCGCGACCCGTGGTCGGGTTGGCTGCACTACGACGCCGGCCTGGCCGTACTGCAGCACTTCACCAGCTTCGCCCGCACCGGCTGGGAGAACGACGCCAACACCGCCGGGATCTGGCGGGTCGTCCCGCAGGCCAGCGCCTCCACCGCCACCGGCACCAACCCGGTCGTCGGGCGCAACGGTCAGCCCAACTACCTGACCATGGCGGCACCGGACGGGTCGGACTTCTCGACCGTCATCGTCAACGACTCCGAGTACGCCAGGACGTACGACATCACCCCGGTCGGCTTCGACCTCGACGCCGACCCGACCCTTGCCGTGTGGCAGACCACGGCGGCCGGCGCGGGCGAGGCGTTCAACGCCCACCACAAACGGCACGTCGCCGACGTCGCACCGGGTGCCGCCGGTGCCTACTCGATCAGCGTCGCGCCCTACTCGATCGCCACCGTCACCACGCTCGACGTCACCGGCGACCCGGAGTGGACAGCTGCGCTGCCGGTCGAGGGTGAGCGTACGGTGCTCGACGCCGACCCGGCGCACGGCGTGCTCTGGGCCGACGACTTCGACTACACCGGCCGGACCGTGCCGGTGATCGGTCCAGGTGGCGTCGTCACGAGCCGGACCGAGAGTTTCATCGACTCCCGGGGCGGCGACACCGGTGCCATCCCGCTCTACACGTGGGACCGCAACGGCGCCTTCGAGACCGTCCGCTCCGGCGACGGGAACCGCGTCCTGCGCCAGCAGGTCGACCGGGCGGCGACCGGGGTCGGCGGCGCCTGGAACAGCGCCGACCCCATCACCGGCGTCGGTGACCTGCGGTGGACCAACTACCAGGCGGGCGTCGACGTACGGTTCGAGCGGGCACCGGCGGCCGACAACTACGCGGCCATCGGCGCGCGGTCGACCGGCGGCGGCAGCTCACACAGCCTCAGCGGTACGCCGTACGCGCTGCGGCTCGGCTCGGACGGCACCTGGCAGTTCCGCCGCACCGGGACGGTGATCGCCGGTGGGACCGTCGCCGGGTTCGACGCCACCGCCTGGCACCGGCTGGCGATCCGGGTCGCCGGTCCCCAGATCATCGGTTTCGTCGACGGCGAGCAGGTGTTCGACTGGACCGACGCCACGCCGTACCTGTCCGGCCGGGTCGACCTCGCCAGCGGCTTTCACCACACCGGGTTCGACAACCTGACGATCGAGCGGGTGCCGGGTCACCTGCCGTACTACCGCGAACTGCTCGACAACCTGGAGATGACCGACCTGGCCGACCCGCCGGCTACCGCGCTCGGCTACGACGGGAGCTGGCGGCACGCCAACGGCGGCGGCATGTACGAGTACCAACGGTCGTCGTCGACCAGCCAGGCACCCGGTGCCACCCTCGCGTACACGTTCACCGGTTCCGGGATCGACGTCACGGGAGCCAACGACGGCAGCGCCCGGCTCGACGTGCGGGTCGATGGGGAACTCGTCGCGACGAACCTGCCGACCCGGTCGGCCACCAACTTCCAACAGACCGTCGCCGTACGTGGCCTGCCGTGGGGTCGGCACACCGTGACCCTCGAGGTGATCGCCGGACGGCTGGTGGTCGACGCCGTCGGTGTCCTCGGCGCGCCCCCCGCCGAGCCGGCGTCGAGCGCCGCCGTCGGTCAGGCGCTGGCGGCCGCCTCGCGGATCGAGCGCACCGCGGACTTCACCGACCAGGACTGGGCGCTGCTGCAGACCACCATCACGATGGCCGGCCGGGCGGTCGCCGACCCGGTGGGCTACCGCCTCGACGGCGAAGGCGCCGGGCAGCTCGTCTCCCGACTCCAGTCGGCCAGCTACCCACTGGCGAACCGGGTGGCCGCACTGCCGCAGGTCTGGCGGGCGACGTACCTCGGCCAGGTGCCGGACGACCTTCCGGCGACGCTGCCCGCCCGGCTGACCGACGGCAGCACCAGGGACCTCGCGGTGACCTGGGACCTCGCCGGACTCGACGTCACCCGGCCCTGGACGACGGTCGCGGTCCGGGGCAGCCACGGTGGCGCCACCACGACGGCCTGGGTCGAGGTCGTGCCGAGGGGGTTGCGCTACTTCGCCGACGTCAACGGCACCGCCGCCGGCACCCTGGGGTACGACTCGCCGGCCTACTCCGCAGTCGCCGATCTGCTGGGCAACGACCTGCTCAACGCCGTACCCGATCAGCTGTTCGACGGCGGCTCGACCTGGGGCCTCGATGCGCGCAACGCCGCCGGCGTCCGCGACATCCAGTACAAGGGGATCGTCGCCGGCGACTACAGCAAGACCACCACCACCGGCGTCTTCACGGCCAACCAGGTGGGGGCGACCCTCAGCTACACCTTCGATCTGCCGGCGGGCCGCCACGCGATCGTCGCGGGCAGCCACTCCTGGTGGCCCGGCAACAGCCGCGGCTACGACGTCTTCCTGGACTACGACGGCACGGCCCATCAGGTCGACTCGCAGGTCACCCTCGACTCCGCCACTCCGTCGCGGGTGTTGAGCTACGACATCGACCTGGCCGCTGACGGACCGGTGACGATCCGGCTGCGGGCGACCACCAACCAGTCGCCGATGCTGTCGTGGGCCGCCGCCGTCGAAGGTGTCCACTCCGTGTCGTACGACCTCAACGGCGGTATCGGCGCGGTGCCCGAGGCCCGCAGTGGCCTGTTGTGGTCCGATGCCGGCCTCGACGTGCGGGGAACCGGTCTGCACCGGCCGGCGTACGCGTTCACCGGCTGGAACACCGCCGCTGACGGCAGCGGCACCACGGTGTCCGCCACGACCGCGGCCTCGGCGCTGGCCCGGACGTCGGCGACGCTCTACGCGCAGTGGGCGCCGGCCGTACCCGCCTGGGAGGCGTCGCAGGTCTACACCGAGGGTGACCTGGTGCACCACGCCGGCCGCGTCCACCGGGCCCAGTGGTGGACGAGGAACCAGACGCCGGGTAGCTCGGCGTGGGGCGCCTGGGCCGAGCTCGGCGCCCACCGGGACTGCGCCGGCGATTTCCATCCGGAGTGGACGTCGTCGTGGATCTACACCGGCGGCGAGACCGTCGTGCACGCGGGGCAGCTGTGGACCGCGCGGTGGTGGACGCGCAATCAGCAACCTGCCGCCGCTGCGGGGAGTCCCTGGACGCGGCTCGGCCGCTGCTGA
- a CDS encoding BTAD domain-containing putative transcriptional regulator has translation MQVSFGVLGPVTAWDDVGTPIDLKGPRHRAVLARLVVARGRVVPVDRLVDDLWPAPAAGTVSAVRTFVAALRRALEPHRPPRQPARLLVTEGPGYALRPAPDAVDAWRFGDTVVAAATAAPHVALDRLDRALGWWRGPAYAGFDDEPWARVERSRLDQLRLDAVEQRAAALLELGRAAEAVPDLDAHVAGHPWREEAWRLLALALYRAGRQGDALAVLRRARDLLSEQLGVDPGPRLRQLEADILRQSGQVEERTAGAHRLWAQAAAAYDRAAPASSGSRLESTVGLLRSLAVTGAGGLESARRQRMTAIAVAEQLADPELTAQVIGGYDVPAIWPRSDDPAQAAQIVAAAERALATAGPGLSDATRARLLATVAVESRGVGGTRGPQAACEAERIARRLGDPGLLAFALNGVFMQTFHRAGLASERDGIGAELVAVGSRHALASYEILGHLVRMQASGALADFAAGDAHAAAADRLAQRHDRPLVGVFTRWYRALRLAATGSSPAAAEAAYRDAAALLATAGMPGVDRGLLPLALLCLRVWHGDPVGVDDDTDRGPYGPWSRPLVLLAAGRPAEAAAALRQTPEPPRDLLFEALWCLTARAAIALDDRTVMRRARSALAPAAGELAGAGSGMLTVGPVAHHLDHLDAALRRR, from the coding sequence GTGCAGGTCAGCTTCGGTGTTCTGGGGCCGGTGACGGCCTGGGACGACGTCGGCACGCCGATCGACCTGAAAGGGCCGAGGCACCGGGCGGTGCTGGCCCGGCTCGTCGTCGCCCGGGGGCGGGTCGTGCCGGTCGACCGCCTCGTCGACGACCTGTGGCCGGCGCCCGCAGCGGGCACGGTGAGCGCGGTGCGTACCTTCGTGGCGGCGCTGCGGCGCGCCCTGGAGCCGCACCGGCCACCACGTCAGCCGGCCCGGCTGCTGGTCACCGAGGGCCCCGGGTACGCGCTGCGGCCGGCGCCGGACGCCGTCGACGCCTGGCGGTTCGGCGACACGGTCGTGGCTGCGGCCACGGCGGCCCCGCACGTGGCGCTCGACCGGCTCGACCGTGCGCTGGGCTGGTGGCGTGGGCCCGCGTACGCCGGATTCGACGACGAACCGTGGGCGCGGGTCGAACGGTCCCGCCTCGACCAGCTCCGGCTCGACGCGGTCGAGCAGCGGGCCGCCGCGCTGCTGGAGCTCGGGCGGGCCGCCGAGGCCGTACCGGATCTCGACGCCCACGTGGCCGGGCATCCGTGGCGGGAGGAGGCGTGGCGGCTGCTGGCCCTGGCGCTGTACCGGGCGGGACGCCAGGGCGACGCGCTCGCGGTCCTCCGCCGGGCCCGTGACCTGCTGTCGGAGCAGCTCGGCGTCGATCCTGGCCCGCGTCTGCGGCAGCTGGAGGCCGACATCCTGCGCCAGAGCGGGCAGGTCGAGGAGCGGACAGCCGGAGCGCACCGGCTCTGGGCCCAGGCTGCGGCGGCGTACGACCGGGCGGCACCGGCCAGCTCCGGGTCCCGGCTGGAATCAACGGTCGGCCTGCTGCGCAGCCTCGCCGTGACCGGGGCCGGCGGCCTCGAATCCGCGCGCCGGCAGCGGATGACGGCCATCGCCGTGGCTGAGCAGCTGGCCGATCCCGAGCTCACCGCCCAGGTGATCGGCGGGTACGACGTACCGGCGATCTGGCCGCGGTCGGACGACCCGGCGCAGGCGGCGCAGATCGTCGCGGCGGCCGAACGGGCCCTGGCCACGGCTGGTCCCGGCCTGTCCGACGCCACCCGGGCCCGGCTGCTGGCCACGGTGGCGGTGGAGTCGCGTGGCGTGGGCGGAACCCGGGGGCCGCAGGCGGCCTGCGAAGCCGAACGGATCGCCCGCCGGCTGGGTGACCCGGGCCTGCTGGCGTTCGCGCTCAACGGCGTGTTCATGCAGACGTTCCACCGGGCAGGTCTGGCATCCGAGCGCGACGGGATCGGCGCCGAACTGGTCGCGGTCGGCTCCCGGCACGCTCTGGCGTCCTACGAGATCCTGGGTCACCTCGTCCGGATGCAGGCCAGCGGCGCACTCGCGGACTTCGCCGCCGGTGACGCGCACGCGGCGGCGGCGGACCGGCTCGCGCAGCGGCACGACCGTCCGCTCGTCGGCGTGTTCACCCGGTGGTACCGGGCGCTGCGACTGGCCGCGACCGGGTCGTCGCCGGCCGCCGCCGAGGCCGCCTACCGGGACGCGGCGGCGCTGCTCGCCACCGCCGGCATGCCCGGCGTCGACCGGGGCCTGCTCCCGTTGGCGTTGCTGTGCCTGCGGGTCTGGCACGGTGACCCGGTCGGCGTCGACGACGACACCGACCGGGGACCCTACGGGCCGTGGTCCCGCCCGCTCGTCCTGCTGGCCGCAGGGCGTCCGGCCGAGGCCGCCGCCGCCCTGCGACAGACCCCGGAACCGCCGCGCGACCTGCTGTTCGAGGCCCTGTGGTGCCTCACCGCCCGGGCCGCGATCGCGCTCGACGACCGTACGGTGATGCGCCGCGCCCGCAGCGCGCTCGCGCCGGCGGCCGGGGAGCTGGCCGGGGCCGGCAGCGGCATGCTCACCGTCGGCCCGGTCGCCCACCATCTCGACCACCTTGACGCGGCTCTGCGCCGGCGCTGA